One part of the Sporohalobacter salinus genome encodes these proteins:
- the uvrB gene encoding excinuclease ABC subunit UvrB, which yields MPQFELVSDYTPCGDQPKAIENLKRGVEAEMEHQTLLGVTGSGKTFTMANLIEQVQKPTLVIAHNKTLAAQLCSEFREFFPDNAVEYFVSYYNYYQPEAYVPQTDTYIEKDASINEEIDRLRLAATSDLFEREDVIIVASVSCIYGLGSPTDYLDLTCFLKRGAIKDRKEIIRELIYIQYERKDFDLDRGSFRVRGDVIEIHPAYEDRVYRVELFGDEIDRIREVNSITGEIKEELEELTIYPASHFVTKEEKLKRAIKSIREELEERLEKLRNQDKLLEAQRLEQRTRYDLEMLEEVGFCQGIENYSRHLANREPGSRPQTLIDYFPDDFLLLIDESHKTIPQIGGMYAGDRSRKEKLVEHGFRLPSALDNRPLEFEEFESLINQAVYISATPGPYEKEHSQQIVEQIIRPTGLVDPEIDVRPTGGQIDNLLSEIRKVVDCDERVLITTLTKQMAEDLTEYLGNAGVQVRYLHSDIDTIERLEIIRDLRQGEFDVLVGINLLREGLDIPEVSLVAILDADKEGFLRSTRSLIQTIGRAARNVSGRVIMYGDKVTDSMKEAIEETNRRREIQQEFNEKNNITPQTIIKPVREVLRPVDMVAEDNNVEYDSEEPEDREVSEMTVEEIKELIIELEAEMEEASDNLEFELAAQIRDEIEELNEELELRSE from the coding sequence ATGCCTCAATTTGAATTAGTTTCAGATTATACTCCCTGCGGTGATCAACCGAAAGCTATTGAAAATTTGAAAAGGGGAGTAGAGGCTGAAATGGAGCATCAGACATTATTAGGAGTTACTGGTTCAGGAAAGACCTTTACTATGGCAAATTTGATTGAGCAGGTTCAAAAACCAACCTTAGTAATTGCTCATAATAAGACTTTAGCTGCTCAACTTTGTAGTGAGTTTCGCGAGTTCTTTCCTGATAATGCAGTAGAATACTTTGTTAGTTATTATAATTACTACCAACCAGAGGCATATGTGCCCCAAACAGACACTTATATAGAAAAAGATGCTTCAATTAATGAAGAGATTGATAGATTACGGTTGGCAGCAACTAGTGATTTATTTGAAAGAGAAGATGTAATTATTGTAGCCAGCGTTTCCTGCATTTATGGTCTTGGTTCGCCGACAGACTATTTGGATTTAACCTGTTTTCTTAAACGGGGAGCAATTAAAGATCGTAAAGAGATTATTAGAGAATTAATTTATATTCAGTATGAACGTAAAGACTTCGATTTAGATCGCGGGAGTTTTCGAGTAAGAGGTGATGTGATTGAGATACATCCAGCTTATGAAGATAGAGTTTATCGAGTAGAGTTATTTGGTGATGAAATAGATAGAATTCGTGAAGTTAATTCAATAACGGGAGAGATTAAAGAAGAATTAGAGGAGTTAACAATCTATCCTGCTAGTCACTTTGTTACAAAAGAGGAAAAGTTAAAGCGGGCAATTAAGAGTATTAGAGAGGAATTAGAAGAACGGCTAGAAAAACTGCGAAATCAGGATAAATTATTAGAGGCTCAGCGTTTAGAACAGCGGACGCGGTATGATTTAGAGATGTTAGAAGAAGTAGGTTTCTGTCAAGGGATTGAGAATTATTCTCGTCATTTAGCTAATCGAGAACCAGGTTCTAGGCCTCAGACTTTGATTGACTATTTTCCTGATGACTTTTTATTATTAATTGATGAGTCTCATAAAACAATTCCTCAAATAGGCGGAATGTATGCTGGGGATAGATCACGAAAAGAGAAGTTAGTAGAACATGGTTTTAGATTACCATCAGCTTTAGATAATAGACCTTTAGAGTTTGAAGAATTTGAGAGTCTTATTAACCAGGCTGTCTATATTTCAGCAACACCAGGGCCTTATGAAAAAGAACATAGTCAGCAGATAGTAGAACAGATTATTCGCCCAACAGGACTTGTTGATCCTGAGATAGATGTTCGGCCTACAGGAGGTCAGATTGATAACTTATTATCAGAGATTCGTAAAGTAGTGGATTGTGATGAACGTGTTTTAATTACAACTTTAACTAAACAGATGGCCGAAGATTTGACAGAGTATTTGGGTAACGCCGGAGTACAAGTTAGATATCTTCATTCAGATATAGATACCATTGAGCGGTTAGAGATTATTCGCGATCTGCGGCAGGGAGAGTTTGATGTCTTAGTTGGAATTAACCTCCTGCGGGAAGGATTGGATATTCCTGAGGTTTCTTTGGTAGCCATTCTAGATGCTGATAAAGAAGGATTCTTGCGTTCTACTCGTTCTTTAATTCAGACAATTGGACGTGCAGCTCGCAATGTTAGTGGAAGAGTAATTATGTATGGTGATAAAGTAACAGATTCAATGAAAGAAGCTATCGAGGAAACTAACCGCCGAAGAGAGATTCAACAGGAATTTAATGAAAAGAATAATATTACTCCTCAAACTATAATTAAACCTGTACGGGAAGTACTTCGACCAGTAGATATGGTGGCTGAAGATAATAATGTTGAATATGATAGTGAAGAACCAGAAGATAGAGAGGTGAGTGAAATGACAGTTGAGGAGATCAAAGAATTAATAATTGAATTGGAAGCAGAGATGGAAGAGGCATCTGACAATTTAGAGTTTGAATTAGCAGCTCAGATTAGAGACGAGATAGAGGAATTAAATGAAGAATTAGAACTAAGGTCAGAATAA